The Rhodocytophaga rosea genome has a segment encoding these proteins:
- a CDS encoding DUF4961 domain-containing protein — protein sequence MRIRHLLHLFFLHLLLISSAKAQVTTSPAFPTEDADVTITYDASKGTSGLQGVAKVYMHAGIILSSETGTGWENVKGNWGKDDGIGLMTKDPNNPNVWHITINPRTYFGVPAGQRIYRIGMVFREAGPCGDTGQPGCKEGKSATNGDIFVDLYPPGLQVSFTAPADSLLLAEPNTAISIQATASTTSTITLFNGTTQLTQTTGTQLTYSLNPGASGEGTIKVTATDGTNTSEDSFYYLVKSAPIVQNLPAGIKDGINYTSTTTATLSLFLPFKNNVYLIGDFNNWLPTIAYQMKKTPDGNRYWMELTGLTAGQEYGFQYLVDGIVRVGDPYADKILDENDKFINTSTNVVYPGLKPYPSGKTRGSVTVFQTNQQPYQWQTANFQRPDKENLVIYELLVRDFVGTHNYQTLSDTLTYLKRLGVNAIELMPIMEFSGNESWGYNPIYYFAPDKYYGTKNGLKAFIDKAHQMGMAVILDMVLNQADYEFPYVKAYWDGSKPSANSPYFNQQATHPFNVFFDFNHESAVTQDFVDTVNAYWLREYKFDGFRFDLSKGFTQKNTGSDVAAWSARDDSRIAIWKRIYDKIQTVDNNAYVILEHLGANDEEKILADYGMMLWGNMQPNYKEAALGYNNNKADLNWASYKQRDWNNPHAIAYMESHDEERLMYEQQLYGNTSSTYNTKTFATALDRMKLASAFYFTIPGPKMIWQFGELGYDLSINRCPDGSINNDCRVANKPTRWEYYTDASRSKLYKVYAELIKLKTTQPAFSSTDFTLDGASIVKRLSVNHPSMNVNVIGNFGVDTITVNASFQATGKWYDYFSGDSIAVASTNEAILLQPGEFHIFTSSKLPKSEAGLIPNWKYTLRSSLPTAIVDELLNAQTSIYPNPTAGKILLKVENELISSYEVRISTTLGKTIQTFRMNKFDRLLKQELNLERLPQGIYLLEVVSGNKKAVKKIYKN from the coding sequence ATGAGAATCAGACATTTACTCCACCTGTTTTTTCTTCACCTGCTTCTGATCAGTTCTGCCAAAGCACAGGTAACTACTTCGCCTGCTTTTCCTACAGAAGATGCCGATGTTACCATTACCTACGATGCCAGCAAAGGTACGTCAGGCTTGCAAGGAGTAGCAAAAGTGTATATGCATGCAGGTATAATTTTAAGTAGTGAAACCGGAACTGGCTGGGAGAATGTAAAAGGAAACTGGGGAAAAGACGATGGTATTGGATTGATGACAAAAGATCCGAATAACCCCAATGTCTGGCATATTACCATAAATCCCAGAACCTATTTTGGTGTACCAGCCGGACAGCGCATCTATCGCATTGGCATGGTATTCCGGGAAGCTGGTCCTTGTGGAGATACCGGCCAGCCGGGTTGTAAAGAGGGCAAAAGTGCAACCAACGGCGATATTTTTGTAGACCTCTACCCACCCGGATTACAAGTAAGTTTTACTGCCCCAGCCGATTCGCTGCTGTTAGCAGAGCCCAATACTGCCATCTCTATTCAAGCAACTGCTTCTACAACTTCCACCATTACGCTTTTTAATGGAACTACACAGCTTACCCAAACTACAGGCACTCAGCTCACCTATTCCCTCAATCCTGGTGCATCCGGAGAGGGTACTATCAAAGTAACTGCTACGGATGGAACCAACACCAGTGAAGACTCCTTTTATTACCTGGTTAAATCAGCTCCTATAGTGCAGAATTTGCCTGCCGGAATAAAAGATGGCATTAACTATACGAGTACAACTACTGCCACCCTTTCGCTTTTTTTGCCTTTCAAAAATAATGTGTACCTGATCGGTGATTTTAATAACTGGCTGCCAACAATTGCCTATCAGATGAAAAAAACTCCGGATGGTAACCGCTATTGGATGGAACTGACTGGCCTTACTGCCGGACAGGAATATGGCTTCCAATACCTGGTAGATGGTATAGTCCGGGTAGGTGATCCCTATGCGGATAAGATTCTGGATGAAAACGATAAATTTATCAATACCAGTACAAATGTGGTATATCCCGGTTTGAAACCCTATCCGAGCGGAAAAACCAGGGGCAGTGTTACTGTATTCCAAACCAATCAACAGCCCTATCAGTGGCAGACAGCTAATTTTCAACGTCCGGATAAAGAGAATCTGGTGATTTATGAACTATTGGTGAGGGATTTTGTAGGAACACACAATTATCAAACCTTATCCGATACGCTCACTTACCTGAAGCGACTAGGCGTAAATGCCATTGAACTGATGCCTATTATGGAATTCTCAGGTAATGAAAGCTGGGGCTATAATCCCATCTATTATTTTGCTCCTGATAAATACTATGGTACCAAAAACGGCCTGAAAGCCTTTATTGATAAAGCACATCAGATGGGAATGGCCGTCATTCTGGATATGGTACTCAATCAGGCCGACTATGAATTTCCCTATGTAAAAGCATATTGGGATGGAAGTAAGCCAAGTGCCAATAGTCCGTATTTCAACCAGCAGGCGACTCACCCTTTTAATGTATTTTTCGATTTTAACCATGAAAGTGCTGTTACCCAGGATTTTGTTGACACAGTAAATGCCTACTGGCTCAGGGAATACAAATTTGATGGCTTCCGCTTTGATCTGTCGAAAGGATTTACCCAGAAAAATACCGGCAGCGATGTAGCGGCATGGAGTGCCAGAGACGATAGCCGCATTGCTATCTGGAAACGGATTTATGATAAAATTCAAACGGTAGATAATAATGCCTATGTGATACTGGAACACCTGGGAGCCAATGATGAAGAGAAAATTCTGGCCGATTATGGCATGATGCTCTGGGGAAATATGCAGCCTAATTACAAAGAAGCAGCCTTAGGCTATAATAACAATAAAGCCGACCTCAACTGGGCTTCCTACAAACAAAGAGACTGGAACAATCCACATGCCATTGCCTATATGGAAAGCCATGATGAAGAACGTCTGATGTATGAGCAGCAATTATACGGCAATACAAGCAGCACCTACAATACCAAAACATTTGCTACTGCCCTCGACCGGATGAAACTCGCTTCGGCCTTTTATTTTACCATTCCTGGCCCTAAAATGATCTGGCAATTTGGTGAACTGGGGTATGATCTGTCTATTAACCGTTGTCCGGATGGGAGTATTAATAATGATTGCCGGGTAGCTAATAAACCAACCCGGTGGGAATATTATACAGATGCCAGCCGATCAAAATTATATAAAGTATATGCGGAACTGATCAAGCTCAAAACTACTCAGCCAGCTTTTAGTAGTACAGATTTTACCCTGGATGGCGCTTCTATTGTAAAGCGTCTGTCTGTTAATCACCCTTCTATGAATGTAAATGTGATCGGAAATTTTGGGGTAGATACCATTACTGTGAATGCGAGTTTTCAGGCTACAGGCAAATGGTATGATTATTTTTCAGGAGACAGTATTGCAGTAGCCAGCACTAATGAAGCTATACTGCTACAGCCTGGTGAGTTTCATATTTTTACCAGCTCAAAATTACCCAAGTCTGAAGCAGGACTTATACCCAACTGGAAATATACGCTTCGATCTTCTTTGCCTACTGCTATTGTAGATGAACTATTGAATGCGCAAACTTCCATCTACCCCAATCCAACAGCCGGGAAAATACTGCTAAAAGTAGAAAACGAGCTGATCAGTTCGTATGAAGTAAGAATCAGCACTACGTTGGGCAAAACCATTCAAACCTTTAGAATGAATAAATTCGACCGTTTATTAAAGCAGGAATTAAACCTGGAACGCTTGCCTCAAGGAATATATTTACTGGAAGTAGTCAGTGGAAATAAGAAGGCGGTGAAAAAGATTTATAAAAATTAA
- a CDS encoding transposase, whose protein sequence is MKKTRRKFTAAFKAKVALEALKERETLAALSARFEVHANQISLWKQEFLTNSELVFSSTEGKEKEEQVNLDALYAKIGQLEMERDFLKKSLKKTGL, encoded by the coding sequence ATGAAAAAAACGAGGAGAAAATTTACAGCTGCTTTCAAGGCGAAAGTGGCATTGGAAGCGCTTAAAGAGCGGGAAACATTAGCGGCTTTGTCGGCCCGCTTTGAGGTACACGCCAACCAGATATCGCTGTGGAAGCAGGAATTTTTAACTAATTCGGAGCTGGTATTCTCTTCCACAGAAGGGAAAGAAAAAGAAGAGCAGGTAAACTTAGATGCGCTTTATGCTAAGATTGGGCAACTGGAGATGGAACGCGACTTTTTAAAAAAAAGCTTGAAGAAGACCGGACTGTAA
- a CDS encoding IS3 family transposase — translation MERKSLVSPQAKLSLRQQCRLLSISRASFYYEPKQENADNLGMMQLMDAHILEEPTAGVLTMQSMLEEKGYKAGYERIRRLMRLANIRPIYPRKQLTQLGDKKYIYPYLLRNLKVERANQVWAIDITYVAMAKGFMYLTAVIDVYSRYIVGWGLSNTLDAEASLQVLKAAVAEHGKPGIVNSDQGSQFTCKEYVEYLKSESIRISMDGKGRALDNIFIERFWRTIKYQHIYLNPATDGISLYQGISGWMEKYNQRPHQGIDRNKPINLYKMAA, via the coding sequence ATGGAGCGTAAATCACTGGTTAGTCCTCAAGCAAAGCTTAGCCTTCGCCAGCAATGCCGTTTACTTTCTATCAGCCGGGCCTCTTTCTATTATGAGCCTAAACAAGAGAATGCAGATAATTTAGGAATGATGCAGCTCATGGATGCCCATATATTAGAAGAACCAACGGCCGGAGTGCTGACAATGCAGTCGATGCTGGAGGAAAAGGGTTATAAAGCAGGTTACGAGCGGATAAGAAGATTGATGCGGCTGGCTAACATCCGGCCTATCTACCCCCGAAAGCAACTGACGCAGTTAGGGGACAAAAAGTATATCTATCCTTATTTGCTCAGGAACTTAAAAGTAGAGCGGGCAAACCAGGTATGGGCTATAGATATTACCTATGTTGCGATGGCTAAAGGGTTTATGTATTTGACGGCTGTGATAGATGTGTATAGCCGCTATATTGTGGGCTGGGGCTTGTCTAATACATTGGATGCTGAGGCTAGCTTGCAGGTGTTGAAAGCAGCGGTAGCTGAGCATGGTAAGCCCGGGATTGTCAACAGCGACCAGGGTAGCCAGTTTACCTGTAAAGAGTATGTAGAATATTTAAAAAGTGAATCTATCCGTATCAGTATGGATGGCAAAGGCAGGGCACTGGATAATATATTTATAGAAAGGTTTTGGCGGACCATTAAATACCAGCATATTTACCTGAACCCGGCCACTGATGGCATCTCCCTCTACCAGGGCATCAGTGGCTGGATGGAGAAATACAATCAAAGGCCACACCAGGGAATTGACCGAAACAAGCCCATTAATCTTTATAAAATGGCAGCTTAA
- a CDS encoding site-specific integrase has translation MKSKESFSLKFFIIPQPDNIHAKIFLRITVDRKKVEMYTGSTIRIDMWNEAAQQAKSTKKTSNTGVNEDLLKLKNQITDIKRRLQYEGKPISSKLIKDIHTGAVGEKHFLLEYFNDHISQLEKLSKEYSKGTIKNYRVTYKHLQNFIISKRLKDIELLQVDTKFINDFDFHLMTYISSDNKSAMDRNSANRQHKRLKAVLHKGMKEEILDKDPYNSFKIKDNTVNRTFLSEEEIELLKKHDLGNNLSLQKVRDIFLFSIYTGLRFGDASQLKTNHVSKDNKGQYWTCNKIVDNKLSN, from the coding sequence ATGAAAAGCAAAGAATCTTTTTCCCTAAAGTTTTTTATCATTCCACAACCAGATAATATCCATGCCAAAATATTTTTGAGGATTACTGTAGACCGTAAGAAAGTCGAAATGTATACAGGCTCAACTATACGCATTGATATGTGGAACGAAGCTGCACAGCAAGCAAAATCTACAAAAAAAACTTCTAACACTGGCGTCAATGAGGATTTATTAAAATTAAAAAATCAAATCACTGATATTAAACGCCGTCTGCAATATGAAGGCAAACCTATCTCATCTAAACTAATAAAAGATATTCATACAGGAGCAGTTGGGGAAAAACATTTTTTATTAGAGTATTTCAATGACCATATTTCACAGTTAGAAAAATTATCTAAGGAGTACTCTAAAGGAACTATTAAGAACTATAGGGTCACTTACAAGCATCTCCAAAATTTTATAATTAGCAAAAGACTAAAAGATATAGAACTATTACAAGTAGACACGAAATTTATTAATGATTTCGACTTTCATCTAATGACGTATATAAGCTCAGATAATAAAAGTGCAATGGACAGAAATTCTGCCAATCGACAGCATAAACGACTGAAAGCGGTTTTACATAAAGGTATGAAAGAAGAAATATTAGATAAAGATCCCTACAATAGCTTTAAAATAAAAGATAACACCGTTAATCGTACTTTTCTTAGCGAAGAAGAAATAGAACTACTTAAAAAACATGATTTAGGCAATAATCTGAGTCTTCAAAAAGTAAGAGATATTTTTCTTTTCTCTATTTACACTGGCTTACGCTTTGGAGATGCTTCCCAATTAAAGACAAATCATGTATCTAAGGATAATAAAGGTCAGTACTGGACTTGCAACAAAATTGTGGACAATAAATTAAGCAACTAA
- a CDS encoding DUF4238 domain-containing protein, translated as MKYNFYERKDEVIPKEQFDWIDANIESISNKENVLFVFQGEYEALLFTDSSIYFPNRNTKIKISYGEIHKIRIAGDMLVELVTIDSEAYPIVLVTSIDKVKIYQVLKLLTDNFKKRINTTFEDTHKVFSEFIVLKYPPNQSQHKLPQVYLKQFGYLDGDQWKVSILQRGEKFSRQKSIGSFTAVTNVFDIESEDDRLPRIFETLNADIENLYHEMLDDISNNSVIPDKCWEIIVQLTPNLMVRSDYWRDIVSGMLNSPYKENFLDIAFSVYASSFEELQELKKKHFYKVISEGEVTQSKLNQALLHFLNYIFDHLKSFDLVVIEAPEGKEFFTSDNPVNFRANQEKGKMGWFSKDTEVYFPLSKKYLVYFYHQVSEKESTLRKLKNRGVYKAEEVLTEDEYGNLVKEEIIEKSDQFIIAPGKMNYRRAK; from the coding sequence ATGAAATACAACTTTTACGAAAGAAAAGATGAAGTAATCCCGAAGGAGCAATTTGATTGGATTGATGCTAATATTGAATCAATTTCTAATAAAGAAAATGTTCTTTTTGTATTTCAGGGAGAGTATGAAGCTTTGCTTTTTACAGATTCAAGTATTTATTTCCCGAATAGAAATACAAAGATAAAAATAAGTTATGGTGAAATACACAAAATAAGGATAGCTGGAGATATGCTTGTTGAGTTAGTAACAATTGATTCTGAAGCTTACCCAATAGTCTTGGTAACCTCAATAGATAAAGTGAAAATTTATCAAGTTCTAAAGCTGCTTACTGATAATTTCAAAAAAAGAATAAATACGACCTTTGAAGATACACATAAAGTTTTTAGTGAATTTATAGTCTTAAAATATCCTCCAAATCAATCACAGCATAAGTTGCCACAAGTGTACTTAAAGCAATTTGGGTATTTGGATGGAGATCAATGGAAAGTTTCAATTTTACAAAGAGGAGAAAAATTTTCAAGACAAAAAAGTATTGGAAGCTTTACAGCGGTAACTAATGTATTTGATATTGAAAGCGAAGATGACAGATTACCAAGAATATTTGAAACATTGAATGCAGATATAGAGAACCTATATCACGAAATGCTTGATGACATTTCAAATAATTCTGTCATTCCTGATAAATGTTGGGAAATAATTGTTCAACTAACACCTAATTTAATGGTTCGCTCGGATTATTGGAGGGATATTGTTAGTGGGATGTTAAATAGCCCTTATAAAGAAAATTTTTTGGATATTGCGTTTAGCGTTTATGCAAGTTCCTTTGAAGAACTGCAAGAGTTAAAGAAAAAGCATTTCTACAAAGTTATAAGTGAAGGGGAAGTGACACAAAGCAAACTAAACCAAGCTTTATTACATTTCTTAAACTATATATTTGACCATCTAAAATCATTTGACTTAGTTGTTATTGAGGCACCAGAAGGAAAAGAATTTTTTACCTCAGACAACCCAGTAAATTTTAGAGCGAATCAGGAAAAGGGAAAGATGGGATGGTTTAGTAAGGATACCGAAGTATATTTCCCCTTATCAAAGAAATATTTAGTGTATTTTTATCATCAAGTTTCTGAAAAAGAATCAACGTTACGAAAGTTAAAAAACAGAGGAGTTTATAAAGCGGAAGAAGTACTGACAGAAGATGAATATGGTAATTTGGTTAAAGAAGAAATAATTGAAAAGTCAGACCAATTTATTATTGCACCAGGAAAAATGAATTATAGAAGAGCAAAATAA
- a CDS encoding DUF3592 domain-containing protein: MVDNKQEREPKGDVNSNLLQILACKYQIDGIENASSIKFNYENFLGLSRWVSNYGKGDEVDILYNPDNPQEITL, translated from the coding sequence GTGGTCGATAATAAACAGGAGCGAGAACCGAAAGGTGATGTTAATTCAAATTTATTGCAGATTCTAGCCTGTAAATATCAAATTGATGGCATTGAAAATGCGTCATCAATAAAATTTAATTACGAAAATTTCCTAGGATTAAGCCGATGGGTATCTAACTATGGAAAAGGAGATGAAGTGGATATATTATACAATCCTGATAACCCTCAAGAAATCACTCTGTGA
- a CDS encoding FRG domain-containing protein, protein MDISIKNIAELTDYLKNLISETNRKWWFRGHADESWKLQPSLWRDYSKVSEASMTREFLFQARTRTSSYPGNDDTAGWISLMQHHGLPTRLLDWSKSPLIALYFATNNYHRHTKNISDKNACIWLISPGDLNKYFGHESWLYPLDSNLSLKLINQAFYADQNENLGILAASAIETHKRMIMQQSAFTIHSDKQPLESFKQNSNWLRKITIPQQYLAEIALELELLGIRLSSIFPDLDNLSKEIKSRH, encoded by the coding sequence ATGGATATATCAATTAAAAATATTGCTGAACTAACTGACTATCTAAAAAATCTTATTTCTGAAACAAATAGAAAATGGTGGTTTCGCGGACACGCAGATGAATCATGGAAATTGCAGCCAAGCCTATGGAGAGACTATTCCAAAGTATCAGAGGCTTCTATGACACGAGAATTTTTATTCCAAGCTAGAACTAGAACTAGTTCTTATCCAGGAAATGATGATACAGCGGGTTGGATTTCGTTGATGCAACATCATGGATTACCTACTCGACTTTTAGACTGGTCAAAATCACCACTTATTGCTCTATATTTTGCAACGAATAATTATCACAGACACACCAAAAATATCTCGGATAAGAACGCATGTATTTGGTTGATTTCTCCTGGAGATTTAAACAAATATTTTGGACATGAATCGTGGCTTTATCCATTAGATAGTAACTTATCATTAAAATTAATTAACCAAGCATTTTATGCAGATCAGAATGAGAATCTGGGTATTCTTGCTGCCTCTGCAATTGAAACACATAAGAGAATGATTATGCAGCAAAGTGCTTTTACAATACATTCTGATAAACAGCCATTAGAAAGTTTTAAACAAAATAGTAATTGGCTTAGAAAAATAACAATACCTCAACAATATTTAGCTGAAATTGCATTGGAACTTGAATTACTAGGCATAAGACTTTCAAGTATTTTTCCTGACTTGGATAACTTATCAAAAGAGATAAAATCTCGGCACTAA
- a CDS encoding tetratricopeptide repeat protein, whose protein sequence is MENFSSIENILNELSKKDNKLVIFCGAGISINSGLPAAIPLLNQILEHLEVDLEDKEKLIKPDWTLAMPFEMFFEIFLENSKDFQILDVFKDGKPSTNHWFILKCHQHNLMNEIYTTNFDLLIEKAFEINKTDLLVFKNEKSFPAIDIASVKCRLVKVHGSIDDIESIRTTLTTITNKNLTKERGKVLDNIFSTKEVDRRILILGYSCSDIFDIVPKIEKIFDPKVNVYLIEYDKSIDRKEKVIIEDICQKKENNPFKRYKGQRIKVNTDLFVKWLWNKIDSDYTSTSDFNENWKHHIDKWIKAFNSRYLMFTIIGQLFYRISNYDIALKYHQKALYANEENKKNEGASYSNIGLIYHALKDYKKAIEYFEKALNIFSEIDFYFGIAAANTNLGYSYIYLSDRIRAIKYLKKSLQVSRKKEFREKKLCESDTLCNLGELYEKEAEYYNAIHYYTLALDIDKQGNKAGEAQTLSDLGRVYKLMGNLSSSLKMFKSSNDIAFKVGLQSLLEYTNQQIEEIKIKL, encoded by the coding sequence ATGGAAAATTTCTCTTCAATTGAAAATATTTTAAATGAACTGTCTAAAAAAGACAATAAGCTTGTAATTTTTTGTGGTGCTGGAATATCAATAAATTCTGGACTCCCTGCTGCTATTCCATTGCTTAACCAAATATTAGAACATCTTGAGGTAGATTTAGAAGATAAAGAAAAATTAATTAAACCTGATTGGACTTTAGCAATGCCATTCGAGATGTTTTTTGAGATATTCCTGGAGAATAGTAAAGATTTTCAAATTCTAGATGTATTTAAAGACGGAAAACCATCAACTAATCATTGGTTTATTTTGAAGTGTCATCAACATAACTTGATGAATGAAATTTATACTACAAATTTTGACTTACTTATTGAAAAAGCTTTTGAAATTAATAAAACAGATTTACTTGTTTTTAAGAACGAAAAATCATTTCCTGCGATTGATATAGCTTCAGTTAAATGTAGGCTTGTCAAAGTTCATGGAAGTATTGATGATATTGAATCAATTCGTACAACATTAACAACCATTACAAATAAAAATTTAACTAAAGAAAGGGGAAAAGTCTTAGATAATATTTTTTCAACTAAAGAAGTTGATAGGCGAATTTTAATATTAGGTTATAGTTGCTCAGATATATTTGATATTGTTCCTAAAATCGAAAAAATATTTGATCCAAAAGTGAATGTTTATCTTATTGAATACGATAAATCCATAGATAGAAAGGAAAAGGTAATTATTGAGGACATATGTCAGAAGAAAGAAAATAATCCATTCAAAAGATATAAAGGGCAAAGAATCAAAGTAAATACAGATTTATTTGTAAAATGGTTGTGGAATAAAATTGATTCTGATTATACAAGCACTTCAGATTTTAATGAAAACTGGAAACATCATATTGATAAATGGATTAAGGCTTTTAACTCCCGTTATCTAATGTTTACAATAATTGGACAATTATTTTATAGGATATCCAATTATGATATTGCATTGAAGTATCATCAAAAAGCTTTATATGCAAATGAGGAAAATAAAAAAAATGAAGGTGCATCTTATTCTAATATAGGACTCATTTATCATGCTTTAAAAGATTATAAGAAAGCAATAGAATATTTTGAAAAAGCATTGAATATATTTAGCGAAATAGACTTTTACTTTGGTATTGCAGCAGCAAATACAAACTTAGGCTACTCTTATATTTATTTATCAGATAGAATAAGGGCAATAAAATATCTCAAAAAATCTCTACAGGTATCAAGAAAGAAAGAATTTAGAGAAAAGAAACTTTGCGAATCTGATACCCTTTGCAATTTAGGAGAATTGTATGAAAAAGAAGCTGAGTATTATAATGCTATTCATTATTATACTTTAGCACTTGATATTGATAAACAAGGCAATAAAGCAGGAGAAGCACAAACATTATCAGATTTAGGAAGAGTATATAAATTAATGGGAAATTTAAGTAGTTCATTAAAAATGTTTAAATCTTCAAATGATATTGCTTTTAAAGTTGGACTTCAATCACTTTTGGAATATACAAATCAACAGATTGAAGAGATTAAGATAAAATTATAA